The genomic window GGCGATGGTGCCGCCGAGAAAGACGAAGCCGTTGGCCTCGACGGCGCGGTGCATGATCGGCGTGCGGATGCTGCGGGTGATGCTCATGATGTCCTCTTCTTAAAGCGTGGAAGGAGTTGAGTTCGGCTGAGGGCCACGAAGGAGGTGCGCCCCCTCTCCCGCTTGCGAGGGAGGGCCGGGGTGGGGGTGTCTCCGCATTGGGACTTTCCCCGTGTGGAGAGAGCCCTCACCCGGCGCTTCACGCCGACCTCTCCCGCAAGCGGGAGAGGTTGAGTGAGCTCGGGGCAAACGATCGGATACGACAACTTCTTGTTCCTAGAGCGTGGACGGATGGAAGCGGTCGATGCCGAGATCACTGACGCGGGTCTGGGTGCCGCCGTTGACGATCAGCTCCGCCATCACGGCGCCGGCGCCAGGACCGAGCTGGAAGCCGTGCAGTGAGAAGCCGAACTGGTGATAGAGGCCCTGGTGACGCGAGCTCGGGCCGAACACGGGGATATCGTCCTTCATCTTCGCCTCGATGCCGGCCCAGGCCCGCATGATCGTCGCGCTGCGCATCACCGGAAACAGCTCGAACACGGTGCGCGCGCTGACAGCGAGGCTCTTCCAGTCCAGCACCGTCTCGTTGCGGTCCTGATAGGGCGTTGCCAGGTGGCCGCCGCCGATCAGCACGGTGCCGTTGGAGAATTGCTTGAAGGACAATTTGCGGCCGCGCAGGATCACGACGGGATCGATGAAGTGCGGCACGCGCGAGGTGATCATCAGCATCGGCGCGACGGTTTCGACAGGAACGGGCTCGCCGAGGGCAGCGGCAATCTTCCCGGCCCAGGCGCCCGCGGCGTTGACGAGCACCGGTGCGGCATAGGTGTCCGAGCCGACGTCGACATGCCACAGAACGTCATTCCGCCGGATGTTGCCGGCGGCCTCGCCCTCGCGCACCGTCGCGCCAAGCTGCTCGGCCTTGCGCCGGAACGCCGTCGTCGTCTGCGCCGGATTTGCAGCTCCATCGCGACGCGACACGACGCCGCCGGGACAGGTCTCGGCGACCGCGGGCACGAGCCGCCGCAGCTCGGCCGCATCGACCAGCTCTTCATGGGTGAAGCCGAGCGCATTGAGCTCGGCCACACGCGCGCGGCAGACCGCAAGCTCTTCCTCGTTCTCCGCAACCAGCACCTGGCCATGGCTCTCAAAGCTGCAATCGTCGTCGACGAGCTCGGTGATCTTCTCCCAAATCCCCATGGAACGGATCGAGAGCGGAATCTCAGGGATGTGCCGCGCGAGCTGGCGGACGCCGCCGGCGTTGACGCCCGAGGCGTGCCGGCCGGCATAGTCCTTCTCGATCAGCACCGGCTTCATGCCGGCAAGGCACAGATGCAGCGCGGTCGAGCATCCGTGGATGCCGCCGCCGACGACGATCGCATCCACGTTTTTGGTCATCCGCGCACCACCGCCTTGACGTCGGCCTCGCTCTTCGGGACGGCGGCGAGCTCGGCGAGCGTGATCGGCTTCACCGGCGCACGCAGCCGGTAATAGCCGATCTCCTGCGGCGTCTTCCCGCGCGCCTGCGCCATCAGCTCGGTGACGGTGAGGCCGCAGAGCCGGCCCTGGCACGGACCCATGCCCGTGCGGCGATAGGCCTTGAGCTGGTTCGGCCCCGTCGCGCCGATCGCGACGGAGTCGAGAACGTCCTTTGCGGTGACCTCCTCGCAGCGGCAGACGATGGTGTCGCCTGTGGGAATGCGGAACTGTTGCGCGGGGCGGAACAGCGTGTCGAGGAAGACGCGGCCGCGCTCGGCCCTGGCAAGATCGGCACGAAGCGCCGCCAACGATGTGAGCTTCGCGGCAGCCGCTGGCGCCAGCGCTTCCACCGCCGCGCGCGCCGCGATGCGACCGCGCACCACGGCGGCATTCGCGCCGCCGATGCCGGCGCCATCGCCGGCGATCGCGATGCCTGCGACCGACGAAGCCCCGTTCGCATCGAGCACCGGCGACCAGCACAATTGCAGCTCGTCCCAGCGATGCTCGACGCCGGCCGCCATCGCCAGATTGACGTTGGGCACGACACCCTGATGCAACAGCAACAGATCCGCAGGAATGATCTCGCGCTTGCCGCCGGCGACATAGCTCACGCTTGCGAGCTGACCGTCGCCGGACGCGGCAAGCTCGGTGACCCCGGATACGACCTGCACCTTCGCCTTGACTTCGCGCATCATCGACAGGCCCTTGGTGAAATAGGGCGAGGTCAGGAAGGCGAAGGCGTGCGGCAACGCGGCGAAGTAATTGCCGCGCTCGGTGGTGTCCAGGATGCGGTCGATGCGGCCGCCGAGACGCAGGATCTGCGCGGCGAGCAGCCAGAGCAGCGGCCCCTGCCCGGCGATCACCGCGCGTCCGTCAGGCACCAGCGCCGACGACTTCAACATCGTCTGCGCCGCGCCCGCCGTCATCACGCCCGGCAGCGTCCAGCCGGGAATCGGAAACGGCCGCTCCAGCGCGCCGGTCGCGAGGATCACACGCTGCGCCTTGACGAAGGCAGAGGCGCCGCCGATGGAGACCGCGATCTCGAGATTGCGGTCGAGGCTCCAGACCGTCGCGCGATGGATGACCTCGGCGCTGCTGGCGCGCAGCGCCTGCACGAGATCGGCACCGGCCCAATAGTCGGCCCCGAGCTGGTTGCGCTCTGTCACCGGCGTCGAGGCGATGGCGCGGAACACCTGACCGCCCGGACCGATGTTCTCGTCGAACAGCAGCGTCGACAGGCCGGCTTCAGCAGATGTCGCAGCCGCGGCGAGGCCGGCGGGACCGGCGCCGATCACCACGACGTCGTAGGCTTCGCGTTTGGGAGCCACAGTCATTTTCCGATCTCCCGCTTGCCCTTCTGGATCTCGACCTGCATGCCGTCGGCGACGGGCACGAGACAGCCCTGGCGGTTGCCGACACCGTCGATGGTGACGAGGCAATCGAAGCACACCCCCATCATGCAGTAAGGCAGACGCGGCGCGCCGCTCACCGCGGTCGACCTGCGCACGTCACGGCCGGAGGCCAGCAGCGCCGCGGAGACGGTGTCGCCCTGACGTGCCGCGACGGCGACGCCATCGACGAAAATCTGCACGTTTGGGCGCTTGTCCTGTTCGGATCGTCTAAACATGGGGATGCCTCTTGGCTCCTTCCTTGGATCTCTAATAGCCGCTGTTGTTCGCAGCGCCGGCACCGCCAAACCGACTGGCCGAGAACGCGCCGACCAGCTTGGGCTCGAGCGCGCCCTGCGCCACCATGCGCGCGATCTCGAAGGCGTGGTTGGAGGCGAGCGTCACGCCGGAATGACAGCAGGCGACGAAGGCGCCGGGATGCGTCTCCGACTGGTCGTAGATCGGAAAGCCGTCCTGCGGCATGACGCGGATGCCGGCCCAGCTTCTGACGACATTGAGCCGCGACAGATGCGGGAACATGCGCTGGGCACGATCGGTCATCACGGCGCTGATCGAATGTTTCAGCGTGCGGTCGTCGAGCTCGTCCTCCTTGCTGTCGCCGATCATCACCGTGCCCTCGTCGGTCTGGCGGATCGTGGTCAGCGGATGCGGCAGGAACGGCATCGTGCGCTCGGTCACCACGATCTGACCGCGGGTCGGGCCCATCGGCGCGTAGAGTCCGACCATCGGCGCCAGCGTCTGGTTGGCATTGCCGGCGGCAAGCACGATTTTGGCGGCGCGCAGCTCGCCCTTCGGCGTGGTCAGACGGAATTCGCCGCCGCTCTTGCTGATCGCCGAGACCGGACGCTCCGGAAAATAATCGATGCCGAACGCAATGAAGCCGGTGTGGAAGGCGCGGAACGTGCGCAGCGAATTGACGTGGCCGTCGAGCGGGCAATAGCTACCGCCGGACACTTCCGGGCCGATCAGCGGCAGCGACTTCTTCACCTCCGACGCGGAGAGCATCTCCATCTTGTAGTCGGCCGCGCCGACCTGGTTGTGCATGCGCTTGACCAGCTCGGCGCGCTGGCCGAATTCGTCCTCGCCGAGCGTGAGGTGGAAGCCGCCGTTCTGCTGAAGCGAGACGTCGAGCCCGGTCTGCTGCTTCAGCTCCGACGCCAGCCGGCCCCACGCCTGCGACGCCTGCACGGTCCACACCGTATAGGCGGGCATGCCGAGCCCCTTGCTCTGCACCCAGACCAGCGCAAAATTCGCGCGCGAGGCGCGCTTGGTGATGTCGCCTTCGTCGAGCACGGCTACGCGCTTGCCGAGCCGGCCGAGGCCCCAGGCAATGGCGGAGCCGAGCAAGCCGCCGCCGACGACGGCGACGTCGTATTCAGACTTTTGTTTTGACGCGTTTTCTTTACGCGAACCGGCGTCCACTTCGCTCGAAAACGCTTTAGACATAGATTCTCCTATCGTCCCGTATCGCCCTTGCCGGCGAGCACGCGGTCGAGCCCGTAGAAGCGGTCGAGCAGAATGAGGGCGGTCATGGTGATCGCGATCACGCAGGCCGAGACCGACGTCACCAGCGGATCGATGTTGTCCTGGATATAAAGGAACATGCGCACCGGCAACGTCTCGGTGCCGGGTGCCGCAAGGAAGACGGTCATGGTGAGATCGTCGAAGGACTGGATGAAGGCGAGTGCCCAGCCGCTGATGACGCCGGGCAGGATCAGCGGCAACGTCACACGGCGGAACAGCGTCCAGCCGCCCGCGCCGAGCGAGACCGCCGCCATCTCAACCGAAAGATCCATGCCGGTTGCGGCCGCGAGAGTCAGCCGCAACGCGAACGGAAACACGATGACGACATGCGCGATGATCAACGCCGCGAAACTGCCGCCCAGACCGGCGGAGGTGAAGAAGCGCAGGAAGGCGATGCCGAGCACAACATGCGGAATCATCAGCGGCGACAGGAACAGCGCCGCCAGCGCATCGCGGCCACGGAAGCGGTAGCGCGCGATCGCAAGCGCCGCGGGCACCGCGAACAGCAGCGCCACCAAGGACGACAGCGCCCCGAGGCCGAGGCTGACCCAGAAGGCGTGGATGAATTCGGGGTAGTTCGCGATCGTCCTGAACCAGCGCAGCGAAAAACCGTTGGTCGGCAACGACAGGAAGCCCTCGGGTGTAAACGCGACGAGGCAGACGACCAGGATCGGCGCCACCATGACGATGACGAAGATCGTGTGGAAGATCAGCGCGAGCGGGCCGTTCCGTCTCATCGGAACACCTCCGCATAGCGGCGCTCGACCAGCCCGTTGCTGCCGACCACGATCAGCACCAGCGCCACGAGAAGGAGCGTCGCGACCGCAGCACCGAGTGGCCAGTTCAGCGTGTTGAGGAATTCGTCATAGGCGAGCGTCGCAGCAACCTTGAGCCGACGGCCGCCGATGATCGCCGGCGTCGCAAAGGCGCTGGCCGATAGCGAGAACACGATGATCGCGCCCGAGAGCACGCCCGGCATGATCTGGGGCATGATGATGCGGCGGATGATGGTCGCAGGTGTCGCGCCGAGCGACATTGCGGCATTCTCGATCTGCGGATCGAGCCGCTGCAGCGCCGCCCACACTGACAGCACCATGAACGGCATCATCACATGCGCGAGCGCGATCACCATGCCGGTTTCGGTGAACATGAAGGGAATGGGGGAGCGAATCATCCCGAGCGACATCAAGAGCTTGTTGACGAGCCCATTATTGCCGCCGAACAGCAGCGCCCAGCCGAGCGTACGCGCCACCACGGAGATCAGCAGCGGGCCGAGGATGATCAGCAGGAAAAGGCTCTTCCAGCGGCCGCTCATGCGGTTGAGGATGTAGGCTTCGGGTGCGCCGAGCACGGCGGTGAGCAGCGTGGTCAGAATAGCGATCCGAAACGTCCGCCAGAACATTTCTGCGTAATAGGGATCGGTCGCGATCTCGTGCCAGTTCTTCAGGATGAAGACCGGCTCGATGCCTTTGTATTGGCCCCAATCGTGGAACGACAGCATCACGGTCATCGCCAGCGGGATCAGCAGCACGCCGACGAACAGCATCAGCGCAGGCGCCGTCAGCGCCCATGGCGCACGCGCGCTGCGTTCCTCTGCGACCGCGCTCATGCGACAGCCCTCGCGCGCACGCTCACGTCCTCCAGCCGCCAGGCGAGATGAACGGCCTCGCCTTCGGTTGGCTGGGCGTTGCCATCATTCTGGCGGATCACAATCGCCGGGCCGCATTCGCTGTCGCACTGGAACAGCCAGTGGTTACCCTGGAAGATGCGGGTGACGATTTTTGCGCTGAGGCCGGCACCGCCAAAACCGATGCGCTCGGGGCGGATGCTGATGGTCACCGGGCCATTCAGGCCGGCCGGTGCCGGCGCACTCCAGGAGCCCGCTGTCAGCCGCGCCGGTGTGACGGTCCGATCGATCGTCGCCGCAAAGTCGTTGGTCTTGCCGAGGAACTGCGAGACGAAGGCCGAGGCCGGCTTCTCATAGGTCTCCTGCGGCGTGCCGATCTGCTCGATGCGGCCCTGGCTCATCACCACGATGCGGTCGGACAGCGACATCGCCTCATTCTGATCGTGAGTGACCAGGATCGTGGTGGTGCCGATGGTGCGCTGGATCTGGCGCAGCTCGATCTGCATCTCCTCGCGCAGCTTTGCGTCGAGATTGGACAGCGGTTCGTCGAGCAACAGCACGCTCGGCTTGATCACCAGCGCACGGGCCAGCGCTACGCGCTGCTGCTGGCCTCCGGACATCCGGCGCGGGTGACGGTCCTCGTAACCGGCAAGGCCGACCATCGCGAGCGCGGCACGGACGCGCTCGGCTCGCTCAGCGCGCGGCACGTTGCGCATCTCCAGACCAAATGCGACGTTTTCCGCCGCGGTCATGTGCGGAAACAGCGCGTAGCTCTGAAACACGATGCCGAGCCCACGCTTGGCCGGATGAATCGCGGTCAGATCCTTGTCCTCCAGGCGGATCGCGCCGCGCGTGGGATCAAGGAAGCCCGCGATCATCTGCAACGTCGTGGTCTTGCCGCAGCCGGACGGGCCAAGGAAGGAGATGAACTCCCCCTTCCCCACCGACAGACTGAAGTCATCGACCACAGTCTGCGTGCCGAATCGTTTGGCGACTCGATCGAGCTCGAGATAGGCCATGCGCTGTCTCCGCTGCGACGATCAGATCAGCGCTCGACCTCGCGGTTCCAGCGCTTGGTCCATTCCTCGCGCTTCTCGTTGATGACGGTCCAGTCCGGATTATAGAGCTTGGCCGCGCGCTCGCCGATCGGCGCCATCTTGCCGAGCTCGGGCGGGATCACCAGCGATTTCAGCACCGGGCCGTAGCCGTAGTCCTTCAGCATCACGAGCTGGATCTTGGGATCGAGCAGCATCTTGACGAAGCTCGCGGCCAGCGGCGAAGCGTTGGGCTTGTTGATCGGACAGGCCGTCGTCAGCAGCGTCGCGGCACCTTCCTTCGGATAGACGAAGTCGACGGGGAAGCCGGTGTTGGCAAAGCTCTGCACCCGGCCGGTGCCCCACACCGCGATCACGGCCTGGCCGGACTGGAACAGCTCGGTCATCTTGCCGGGCGACGGCTCATAGGCGAGCACGTTCGGATTGATCTGCTCCTTGAAGATCTTGAAGCCGGAATCGACGTTGGTCTCACCGCCGCCGTTCATCTTCGACAGCATCACCAGCGCTTCGAGGCCATAGGTGTTGTTGATCGGCGGGATGACGAGCTGCTTTGCGTATTTCGTGTCCTTCAGGTCGTTCCAGGAAGTCGGCGGCGCCCAGCCTTTCTCCTTGAACACTTTGGTGTTGTACATCAGGCCGGTGGCGACGATGCCGATCGCGACCGCACGGTCATCCTTGAAACGCGCAGTGTCGTAGAGATCGGCCGGCAATCCCTCGAGCTTGCCGCAGAAGCCGAGCTGGATCGCCTGGTACATCGGGCCGTCGTCGACGATGGCGACATCGATCTGCTGATTGCCCTTCTGCGCCTGGAGCTTTGCCAGCGTGTCGGTGGAATTACCGGCGACGTATTCGACCTTGACGCCGTTTTCCTTCTCGAAAGTCGGGATCACCTCGTCGCGGATCGTCTTCTCGAACGAGCCGCCGTAGCCGGCGACGTAGAGCGTCTTTTGCTGGGCCAAGGCGGCCGACGAGGCGGCCATGAGCGCCACGATGCTGAGCGAAGTCAGAAGGCGAGAAGTCTTCATGTGGACCGATCTCCATACCGGAATGAGGTGACGTGCCGACAAGTCTCCGGCCGAAGCGCCTTCCGCATTTCCTTCCGCGCAATCCTCTCCAATCAGGGCTCCGGCCCCTGCTCGGCGGGTTTTGGCGCGATTTGGAGGTTTGAACCCCTCCAATCTGCCGAAAAAGCGGGCTGGCTCCAGCTCTGATGAAAAAGATCGCAGACGTATACTTCCATCGTCCAATGAATAATGGCACCCTCTGCATGCAAAAATGTTATGAATGGATTGCGAGATGGCGCGGATCAATTCGCGGCAGGTGGAGGCCTTCCGCGCGACGATGCTGACCGGCAGCGTCACCGAGGCAGCGAAGCTGATGGTGGTGACGCAGCCCGCCGTCAGCCGCTTGCTGCGCGACTTCCAGGCGCTGTTGAAGATGGAGCTGTTCGAACGACGCGGCACCGGCCTCGTGCCGACCGCGGCGGCGATGGCGCTTTACACGGAAGTCGAGCGCTCGTTCGTCGGTCTCGAACGCATCACCGCGGCCGCCGAAGAAATCCGCGGTCGCCGCACCGGCTCGCTGCGCATCGCCGCGCTGCCGGCATTGGCAAACGGCTATTTGCCGCGGCTCGCCGGACACTTTTTGAAGGAGCGGCCCAACCTCAACCTCGCTTTCTTCGGCGTGATCTCGCCGATCGTGGTCGACTGGGTGCTGAACAACCAGTGCGACATCGGCTTTGCCGAGGTGCCGATCGCGCATTCCGGCCTGCCAAGCCTGCGACTGCCCGCGCTGGCGCGTGTCGCGGTGCTGCCGACCGGGCACCATTTGGCGGAGAAAGAAGTGCTGCAGCCGCGCGATTTCGAGGGCGAGACGTTCATCTCGCTGTCGGCGGGATCGTCGAGCCGGCACCTCGTCGACCAGGCCTTCCACCGCCACGATGTCCGCCGCGTGCTCCGCGTCGAGACCACGCTGTCGGAGATCATGTGCGGCATGGTGTCATCGGGACTTGGGGTGTCGATCTGCGATCCCTTCACCGCGCAGGAATTTGCCACGCGCGGCGTCGTCGTACGCCGCTTCCTGCCGCGCATCGACTTTGAGTTCTCGGCCGTCTTCCCGGCGCAGCGCAGCCCCTCGCCGGTGGCATTGGATCTGGTCGAGACCATGCGCAAGGCGCTCACCGAGCTCGAAGACCAGTCCGCAAACGGTTTTGCGCCCGGCTGACTTGGACGTCGTGCAGGTCCTGCTGTATCTTCCCTGTCTCCGCAGGGCAGCACATGGCACGCATCACCATCATCGAGACCGGGCTCGTTCCTCAAAAGCATCGCGAGCGCCACGGCTCGTTTCCGGACATGTTCGAGCGCATGATCCGCGCCGAGGACCCGACGGCGACAGTCGACATCGTCAGCATTCCGAATGGTGATGCGCTGCCCGATCCGCGCGGCTTGGAGGCCGTGCTGATCACCGGCGCGGCGGTCGGGGTCTATGACGGGCTCGACTGGATCGCACCGCTGGAAGATTTCGTGCGCACGGCTTATGCCAACAAGACGCCGATGGTCGGCGTCTGCTTCGGCCATCAGCTGATCGCGCAGGCGCTCGGCGGCACCGTGCGCAAGTCGGAGAAGGGCTGGGGCATCGGCCGTCACGTCTATCAGGTGCTGCCGGAGAACGGCGTGGTCGACGGCGAGGCGGTCGCGATCGCCGCCTCGCACCAGGACCAGGTGATCGAACCGCCGAACGATGCGCTGACGATCCTCTCGTCGGAATTCACCCCGCATGCCGGCTTGCTCTACGCCAACGGCACCACGCTGACCGTACAACCGCATCCGGAATTCGACGTGGAATTCGCGCAAGTCTGCTGCGATCTACGCGACGGCAAGGCACCGGATGATGTCGTCGCCACGGCGAGGGAGTCGCTGGCGCAGCCGATGGACAACGCGACGCTCGGCGGCGCGATTACGAGGTTCTTGGCGCGGCGGTGATTCACCTCGCCCCGCTTGCGGGGAGAGGTGGATTTCTTTGGCGCGCAATTGCGCGCCTGAGCAATCCGGGTGAGGGGGATTCTCCGCGAGTCCGTCTGCCATCGAATTTGCTGAAGCAGCCCCTCACCCCAACCCTCTCCCCGTAAGAACGGGGAGAGGGAGAGAAAGCACCTCAGAACGGATCGCTTCCAAGCCCCGGCACATCGGCCGGCCGCGGCCCCGGCGCGGCCCAGTGAAAGCGGCGGTCCTTCTCCGCGATCGCGATGTCGTTGATCGACGCCTCGCGGCGTTTCATCAGGCCGTGCTCGTCGAACTCCCACTGCTCGTTGCCGTAGGAGCGATACCACTGGCCGTTTGCATCGTGCCATTCGTACTGGAAGCGCACCGCGATGCGATTGCCGTCGAAGGCCCAGAGGTCCTTGATCAGGCGGTAGTCCTGCTCCTTCTCCCATTTGCGGGTGAGGAAGGCGACGATGGCCTCGCGGCCCTGAAAAACCTCCGAGCGATTGCGCCAGTGGCTGTCCTCGGTGTAGGCGAGCGCGACGCGCGCCGGATCGCGCGAATTCCAGGCGTCCTCGGCCATGCGAGCTTTTTGCGCGGCAGTTTCTCTCGTGAAAGGCGGAAGCGGCGGGCGCGACATGATGGCCTCATCGGTTGGTTGGGGCCGCAATCTATCGCTGCGATTGGCAAAGTCGATAGGCCATTACAAATCAGGCGATCACGAAATCAGATCGGCCTTCATCAAGGTCCGGATCGATTTCGGAATCGGTTGCGCGCGGCCGCCGCTGATGAAGGCGACGCGCACCTCCGCTTTCACCAGCACGTCCTCACCACGCCTCACCTCCTGCCCCAGCATGATCGAGGCGCCCTTGACCGCGATCGGCCAGGTTACGACGTCGAGCACGTCGTCCATCCGCGCGGGCTTCAAAAAGTCCAGATGCATCGAGCGCACCACGAAGGCGAAGCCGGCGCCTTCCGTCTCCACCTGCTCGAACAGCGCCTGCTGCTCGGCGCCCATCAGCCGCAGGTGATTGGTGCGGCCGCGCTCCATGTAGCGCAGATAATTGGCGTGATAGACGATGCCCGAGAAATCCGTGTCCTCGTAATAGACACGGACCTGCATGTGGTGGCGGCCGTCGCGGATCTCGCCGTCGAGATGAGCTGTCACGTCGCGAGCCTCTTCGCTTCTCTGTAACCCGCCCGTTTTGCGCAAAAACAGGCGGTCGCGCAAGCGTGGCTAGGACACAACCGGTGCGGTTCGCCCCAGCGTCACCTCGACGATCTCAGGCGGCACGCCGACGCGGAGCGGCATGATGCTGCAACCGAGGCCGCCGGAGATGATGACGTCACATTTCAGCCGGACATGGCCATAGGCGAGCCGGATGCCATGCTGCGGCGGAACCGCCGGCGACCAACCGAGCAGGCGGACCTGGCCGCCATGGGTGTGGCCGGACAGTTGCAGCGCGACGCGCGCGGGCACACGCGGCGCGATGTTGGGTTCATGCGCGAGCAGGATGATGGGCGCATCGTCCGTGACCTTGGCGAGCGTCGCGTTGAGATCGTCGGCACCGAAGTGCACCATGCTGCGGAAGCGTCGCGCCGGCAGGAAGGCGAGCTGATCGCCGAGACCGGCGAGCCAGAACGGTCGGCCGTCCTTGGTGAGGCGCACGACATCGTTCTCGTAGACGGGGATGCCGGCGGCTTCCAGTGCGCGATGCGCGATGGTCGGGCCAAGTCCGGCCCGCTGCACGGTCTTGTCGTCCCAATAATCGTGGTTGCCCATGACGGCGTGGACGCCGAGCGGCGCCTTGAGGCCGGCCAGCACTCTGGCCCATTCGCTCGACGGGATGATACGCGTGACCTGGTGCAGGCCGGCGACATAGTCGCCGAGCAGCACGATGATATCAGCCTTCAGCGCATTGGTGCGGTCGACGACGGCCTCGATCCGGTCCAGCGGCATCCAGGGATCGCAGGCATGGATGTCGGCGATGACAGCGATCTTCAGCGGAAGATCCGCCGGCCACTGCCGCGGCATCGGATGATAGCGGGTAACGCGAAGCCGCAGCATCGGCTCGACGCCGACACCATAGGCCGCAGTCGAGGCGCCGAAGGCGGACAGGGCGCCAATGGAACGGATCAGATGACGGCGAGTGATCATGGACGCTCGATGGTGATGCTGCTTCTCGATGCAACCCGATTGAAGCGGA from Bradyrhizobium zhanjiangense includes these protein-coding regions:
- the ybgC gene encoding tol-pal system-associated acyl-CoA thioesterase, whose translation is MTAHLDGEIRDGRHHMQVRVYYEDTDFSGIVYHANYLRYMERGRTNHLRLMGAEQQALFEQVETEGAGFAFVVRSMHLDFLKPARMDDVLDVVTWPIAVKGASIMLGQEVRRGEDVLVKAEVRVAFISGGRAQPIPKSIRTLMKADLIS
- a CDS encoding metallophosphoesterase, which gives rise to MITRRHLIRSIGALSAFGASTAAYGVGVEPMLRLRVTRYHPMPRQWPADLPLKIAVIADIHACDPWMPLDRIEAVVDRTNALKADIIVLLGDYVAGLHQVTRIIPSSEWARVLAGLKAPLGVHAVMGNHDYWDDKTVQRAGLGPTIAHRALEAAGIPVYENDVVRLTKDGRPFWLAGLGDQLAFLPARRFRSMVHFGADDLNATLAKVTDDAPIILLAHEPNIAPRVPARVALQLSGHTHGGQVRLLGWSPAVPPQHGIRLAYGHVRLKCDVIISGGLGCSIMPLRVGVPPEIVEVTLGRTAPVVS
- a CDS encoding DUF1348 family protein; translated protein: MSRPPLPPFTRETAAQKARMAEDAWNSRDPARVALAYTEDSHWRNRSEVFQGREAIVAFLTRKWEKEQDYRLIKDLWAFDGNRIAVRFQYEWHDANGQWYRSYGNEQWEFDEHGLMKRREASINDIAIAEKDRRFHWAAPGPRPADVPGLGSDPF